One genomic segment of Nonomuraea coxensis DSM 45129 includes these proteins:
- a CDS encoding alpha-(1->3)-arabinofuranosyltransferase domain-containing protein has protein sequence MSRPPATDKLVWGRPGTGRPGTGRPGTGRPGTGRPGSGTAGPKAGARPLGERAWRRWWLVICCLGFSLLAFTTKPGHLISDTKMDLALNPVGWLERAAHLWDLQHFGQLQNQVAGYIFPMGPFFALGDLAGTAPWVTQRLWLTLLMCVAFLGVERLMGQLGVGTPGTRIAGALAYALAPRTLSILGEISIEWLPAAMLPWIVVPLLTASETGQRARGAIRSALAVALCGGVNAVAVLAVLVAPVLYILTRPRPVPRWRLLGWWSAAVAVATLFWWLPLLLVGRYAFSFLPYTETAATTTQVTSLTNVLRGASDWVRYLPVNGVFEQPPGFAIATSATMVVVTGLLAAFGLAGLARRDLPAKGFVLALFVVGVAALVAGHISALEPITAEPVRWLLDGPLAPLRNLRKFDPLVRLALAFGLAHLLARARLPLRTLAAVAAAALVLPVFNQGLAAPGDFEDVPPYWREAASWLDENAGDDGVLLVPGAKFAEYVWGRPMDEPLQALTTARWTTRRIEPPGSVGLTRLLDVIDQRLAAGHGSAGVTAVLRRLGVRYLLVRNDLMRQNLQGAWPSRIYEALRETPGVKLVRSFGEPVGDRQSDDAQHSLDPAFPALDLYEVSGAADLVSVQSAADALAVRGGPDALLAMGDLGLLGDGPVLVGGDAGKRELPTVVSDALRLRERSFGELRSNQSPTLTADHKADFAGVRALDLLEDGWLDDTATAEYHGISGVTASSSIADPDAVAGSGDPSRGPWAALDGNVATGWESSGTSRPEGQWLRVDLPAQRRIGQIQVMFGSGFLLGQSVTRVAVETDAGSLVQDVRDTTDPQTLRVPEGPATWLRIKVVATGSERWSYGQRVGVVELSIPGVVAERTIRLPGAGGDAYVMDQGLDARSACMRNQVRWVCNDAVLTRRSEETGFDRTFTAPAQETVNVRGTAVLKDSTLADRYTRVSTGLTQVTGSSQLTDDPVVSPRSAFDGDASTTWMPAAEDTQPTLTLTWKGEKTISRIKLGRPAGDRMQPLDVVVTGDNGIARAGRVDQEGNLTFRPLRTTELKLRFTPYSKRLQLTELVVPGLDPVTRPADIPLRLPCGFGPTVEVNGTSIATKVAGTHADLLEKRPVRIQGCARAELKAGDNRVRVAGWDTFAIDDLVVGRLPDEPRGVEGAAVRGIWTAAEREVKVSAPKDAFLVVNENYNAGWRARVDGQTLRPVRVDGWKQAWELPAGTAGTVRLEYVPDRAYGLALAYGMAGIALLALGALVLRGPRPEHVRETAPAGAARLSRLRAPYAVVLGLAFGGWVASWQGALAVLAAMLVTFALRAGGLPAHWLSAGLFGVATASLAVHLVLREQGIDLAVLADHVPQLLSSAAVGALFGRHVTRPARPAPPPGLPAEEQVLAGAGSA, from the coding sequence GTGAGCCGGCCGCCGGCCACCGACAAGCTGGTCTGGGGCCGCCCCGGCACCGGCCGCCCCGGCACCGGCCGCCCCGGCACCGGCCGCCCCGGCACCGGCCGCCCCGGCTCCGGGACCGCCGGCCCCAAGGCGGGCGCGCGTCCGCTGGGGGAGCGGGCGTGGCGGCGGTGGTGGCTGGTGATCTGCTGCCTCGGCTTCTCCCTGCTGGCGTTCACCACCAAGCCGGGCCACCTGATCTCCGACACCAAGATGGACCTCGCGCTCAACCCCGTCGGCTGGCTGGAGCGCGCCGCGCACCTGTGGGACCTGCAGCACTTCGGCCAGCTCCAGAACCAGGTGGCGGGCTACATCTTCCCCATGGGCCCGTTCTTCGCCCTCGGCGACCTCGCAGGGACGGCCCCCTGGGTGACGCAGCGGCTCTGGCTCACGCTGCTCATGTGCGTGGCCTTCCTCGGCGTGGAACGGCTGATGGGGCAGCTCGGCGTCGGCACGCCGGGCACCAGGATCGCCGGGGCCCTGGCGTACGCGCTGGCCCCGCGCACGCTGTCGATCCTCGGCGAGATCTCCATCGAGTGGCTGCCCGCCGCGATGCTGCCGTGGATCGTCGTCCCGCTGCTCACGGCCTCGGAGACGGGCCAGCGGGCGCGCGGGGCGATCAGGTCGGCGCTCGCGGTGGCGCTGTGCGGCGGCGTGAACGCGGTGGCGGTGCTGGCCGTGCTCGTGGCCCCGGTGCTCTACATCCTGACCCGGCCGCGCCCGGTGCCGCGCTGGCGGCTGCTCGGCTGGTGGAGCGCCGCCGTCGCGGTCGCCACCCTCTTCTGGTGGCTGCCGCTGCTGCTGGTCGGCCGGTACGCCTTCTCGTTCCTGCCGTACACCGAGACCGCCGCCACCACCACCCAGGTCACCTCGCTCACGAACGTCCTGCGCGGCGCCTCCGACTGGGTGCGCTACCTGCCGGTCAACGGCGTCTTCGAGCAGCCGCCCGGCTTCGCTATCGCCACCTCGGCCACGATGGTCGTGGTCACCGGCCTGCTGGCCGCGTTCGGCCTGGCCGGGCTGGCCCGCCGGGACCTGCCCGCGAAGGGGTTCGTGCTGGCGCTGTTCGTGGTGGGCGTGGCCGCGCTGGTCGCCGGGCACATCAGCGCGCTGGAGCCGATCACCGCCGAGCCGGTCCGCTGGCTGCTGGACGGGCCGCTCGCGCCGCTGCGCAACCTGCGCAAGTTCGACCCGCTGGTCCGGCTGGCGCTCGCCTTCGGCCTGGCGCACCTGCTGGCGCGGGCCCGGCTGCCGCTCCGCACGCTGGCCGCCGTGGCCGCCGCCGCGCTCGTGCTGCCCGTCTTCAACCAGGGCCTCGCCGCGCCGGGCGACTTCGAGGACGTGCCGCCGTACTGGCGGGAGGCCGCGTCCTGGCTGGACGAGAACGCCGGCGACGACGGCGTGCTGCTCGTGCCGGGCGCCAAGTTCGCCGAGTACGTCTGGGGCCGCCCCATGGACGAGCCCCTGCAGGCGCTGACCACGGCCCGCTGGACCACCCGGCGGATCGAGCCGCCGGGATCGGTCGGCCTGACCCGGCTGCTCGACGTCATCGACCAGCGCCTGGCCGCCGGCCACGGCTCGGCCGGCGTGACGGCGGTGCTGCGCCGCCTCGGCGTGCGCTACCTGCTGGTACGCAACGACCTCATGCGGCAGAACCTCCAGGGCGCCTGGCCGTCGCGGATCTACGAGGCGCTGCGCGAGACGCCCGGCGTCAAGCTCGTACGCTCCTTCGGCGAGCCCGTCGGCGACCGGCAGAGCGACGACGCCCAGCACTCGCTGGACCCGGCGTTCCCCGCGCTCGACCTGTACGAGGTGTCCGGCGCGGCCGACCTGGTGTCCGTGCAGTCGGCCGCCGACGCGCTGGCCGTGCGCGGCGGGCCCGACGCGCTGCTCGCGATGGGCGATCTCGGGCTGCTCGGCGACGGCCCGGTGCTGGTCGGCGGCGACGCGGGCAAGCGCGAGCTGCCCACTGTCGTCAGCGACGCGCTGCGGCTGCGCGAGCGCTCGTTCGGCGAGCTGCGCTCGAACCAGTCGCCCACGCTCACCGCCGACCACAAGGCCGACTTCGCCGGCGTACGCGCGCTGGACCTGCTGGAGGACGGCTGGCTGGACGACACCGCGACGGCCGAGTACCACGGGATCTCCGGCGTCACGGCCTCCTCCTCGATCGCCGACCCCGACGCCGTCGCGGGCAGCGGCGACCCGAGCCGGGGCCCGTGGGCGGCCCTGGACGGCAACGTCGCCACCGGCTGGGAGAGCAGCGGCACCAGCCGCCCCGAAGGGCAGTGGCTGCGCGTGGACCTGCCGGCGCAGCGGCGGATCGGGCAGATCCAGGTCATGTTCGGCTCCGGCTTCCTGCTCGGCCAGTCCGTGACGCGGGTGGCCGTCGAGACCGACGCGGGGAGCCTGGTCCAGGACGTTCGCGACACCACCGACCCGCAGACGCTGCGGGTGCCCGAGGGCCCGGCGACCTGGCTGCGGATCAAGGTCGTCGCGACCGGCTCGGAGCGGTGGAGCTACGGCCAGCGGGTCGGCGTCGTCGAGCTGTCGATCCCCGGCGTCGTGGCCGAGCGCACGATCCGGCTGCCCGGCGCGGGCGGCGACGCCTACGTCATGGACCAGGGGCTCGACGCCCGGTCCGCCTGCATGCGCAACCAGGTGCGGTGGGTGTGCAACGACGCGGTGCTGACCCGGCGGAGCGAGGAGACCGGCTTCGACCGCACGTTCACGGCCCCGGCCCAGGAGACGGTGAACGTGCGCGGCACGGCCGTGCTCAAGGACTCCACGCTGGCCGACCGCTACACCCGCGTCAGCACCGGGCTCACCCAGGTGACCGGCTCGTCCCAGCTCACCGACGACCCGGTGGTCTCGCCGCGCTCGGCGTTCGACGGCGACGCGAGCACCACCTGGATGCCGGCCGCCGAGGACACCCAGCCGACGCTCACGCTCACCTGGAAGGGCGAGAAGACGATCTCGCGGATCAAGCTGGGCCGCCCGGCCGGCGACCGCATGCAGCCGCTCGACGTGGTCGTCACCGGCGACAACGGCATCGCCCGCGCCGGCCGGGTGGACCAGGAGGGGAACCTCACCTTCCGGCCGCTGCGCACGACCGAGCTCAAGCTGCGCTTCACGCCCTACTCCAAGCGGCTGCAGCTCACCGAGCTGGTCGTGCCGGGCCTCGACCCGGTGACCCGGCCCGCCGACATCCCGCTGCGGCTGCCCTGCGGCTTCGGCCCGACCGTCGAGGTGAACGGCACGTCCATCGCGACCAAGGTCGCCGGCACCCACGCCGACCTGCTGGAGAAGCGGCCCGTACGGATCCAGGGCTGCGCGCGGGCCGAGCTGAAGGCCGGGGACAACCGGGTGCGGGTGGCCGGATGGGACACCTTCGCGATCGACGACCTGGTCGTCGGCCGGCTGCCGGACGAGCCGCGCGGCGTCGAGGGCGCGGCGGTGCGCGGGATCTGGACGGCCGCCGAGCGCGAGGTCAAGGTGAGCGCCCCCAAGGACGCCTTCCTCGTCGTCAACGAGAACTACAACGCCGGCTGGCGGGCCAGGGTGGACGGGCAGACGCTGCGGCCGGTGCGCGTGGACGGCTGGAAGCAGGCGTGGGAGCTGCCCGCGGGCACGGCGGGGACCGTGCGGTTGGAGTACGTGCCGGACCGCGCCTACGGGCTGGCGCTGGCGTACGGGATGGCGGGGATCGCGCTGCTCGCCCTCGGCGCGCTGGTGCTGCGCGGGCCGCGTCCCGAGCACGTACGCGAGACCGCACCGGCCGGGGCGGCGCGGCTGTCGCGGCTGCGGGCCCCGTACGCGGTCGTGCTGGGCCTGGCGTTCGGCGGCTGGGTGGCGAGCTGGCAGGGCGCGCTGGCGGTGCTGGCGGCGATGCTGGTGACGTTCGCGCTGCGGGCCGGAGGGCTGCCCGCGCACTGGCTGTCAGCCGGGCTGTTCGGCGTGGCGACGGCGTCGCTGGCGGTCCACCTGGTGCTGCGCGAGCAGGGGATCGACCTCGCGGTGCTGGCCGACCACGTGCCTCAACTGCTGTCGTCGGCGGCGGTCGGGGCGTTGTTCGGCCGGCACGTCACCCGGCCGGCGCGGCCGGCGCCGCCTCCCGGGCTGCCGGCCGAGGAGCAGGTGCTGGCCGGCGCCGGCTCAGCCTGA
- a CDS encoding acyltransferase family protein, with protein MKNRDAALDGIRACAALGVWLLHVGSNTGVMYREGMYAWLMARLGIAVPIFFLLSGLLLYRPWARAAIEDTDRPRPVAYLWRRVLRVMPVYWLVTALALWAWGGLDWTGWVKWLLLLQNYFPGEPTPDGLYQMWTLPIEMAFYVTLPLLAWALDRWARRGNRPVRLLTGIGLLPLVSVASIVVARLTDRPEIGLWLPYHLVFFACGMAMAVLSVWLKESRIVDALAPQLLVLAFLLYAVLSTGLAGPRTLTLPTLGESLLRVSLEAAVSVLLVAPFALAPRADSLRHRVLGNPVVAYFGRISYSFFLWHAPVITLQLKLTGAQPFQGDFPSVAVMSFIVTLLLSVGSYHLVEATALRLSRRRPAPAPRPAAREAAPAAPAG; from the coding sequence ATGAAGAACAGGGACGCGGCCCTCGACGGCATCCGCGCGTGCGCCGCCCTCGGCGTGTGGCTGCTGCACGTCGGGAGCAACACCGGCGTGATGTACCGCGAGGGCATGTACGCCTGGCTGATGGCGCGCCTCGGCATCGCCGTCCCCATCTTCTTCCTGCTGTCCGGCCTGCTCCTTTACCGCCCCTGGGCGCGCGCGGCGATCGAGGACACCGACCGCCCCCGGCCCGTCGCGTACCTGTGGCGGCGGGTGCTGCGCGTCATGCCGGTCTACTGGCTGGTGACCGCGCTGGCGCTCTGGGCGTGGGGCGGCCTCGACTGGACCGGCTGGGTCAAGTGGCTGCTCCTGCTCCAGAACTACTTCCCCGGCGAACCCACCCCCGACGGCCTCTACCAGATGTGGACGCTGCCCATCGAGATGGCCTTCTACGTCACGCTGCCGCTGCTCGCCTGGGCGCTCGACCGGTGGGCGCGGCGCGGGAACCGGCCGGTGCGGCTGCTGACCGGCATCGGCCTGCTGCCGCTGGTCTCCGTGGCCTCCATCGTCGTGGCCCGGCTCACCGACCGGCCGGAGATCGGGCTCTGGCTGCCGTACCACCTGGTCTTCTTCGCCTGCGGCATGGCGATGGCGGTGCTGTCGGTGTGGCTCAAGGAGAGCCGGATCGTCGACGCGCTCGCGCCGCAGCTCCTCGTGCTGGCCTTCCTGCTGTACGCGGTGCTGAGCACCGGCCTCGCCGGCCCGCGCACGCTCACGCTGCCCACCCTCGGCGAGTCGCTGCTCAGGGTGAGCCTGGAGGCGGCGGTGTCGGTGCTGCTCGTCGCGCCGTTCGCGCTGGCGCCACGCGCGGACTCGCTGCGCCACCGGGTGCTCGGCAACCCGGTCGTCGCCTACTTCGGCCGCATCTCCTACAGCTTCTTCCTCTGGCACGCGCCGGTGATCACGTTGCAGCTCAAGCTCACCGGCGCGCAGCCGTTCCAGGGCGACTTCCCGAGCGTGGCCGTGATGTCGTTCATCGTGACGCTGCTGCTCAGCGTGGGGAGCTACCATCTCGTCGAGGCCACCGCTCTCAGGCTGAGCCGGCGCCGGCCAGCACCTGCTCCTCGGCCGGCAGCCCGGGAGGCGGCGCCGGCCGCGCCGGCCGGGTGA
- a CDS encoding NAD(P)H-dependent flavin oxidoreductase encodes MRTRVTDMFGIELPIFAFSHCRDVVAAVSRAGGMGVLGALYFTPEELEMELKWIDDHVDGRPYGVDVVMPASYEGADFAPEELVGRLQGMIPEGHRAFVENLLAEHGVPPLSSDADAGRVLLGWTDATARPQVEVALRHPIALLANALGPPPADVVELAHSRGVKVAALASTPRHALKQVEVGVDVVVAQGTEAGGHTGEISTMVLIPQVVDAVDVPVLAAGGIGNGRQMAAGMALGAEGVWTGSLWLTVEEADTPEMAKRRILEATSRDTVRSRSWTGKPARLLRNEWTEAWESEESPGTLPMPLQFMLVSDALRRIGRSDASELATFPAGQIIGLMNQVRSTKDVIFNLMTEYGEALDRLERITED; translated from the coding sequence ATGCGGACACGTGTCACGGACATGTTCGGAATCGAGCTCCCGATCTTCGCGTTCAGCCACTGCAGGGACGTGGTCGCCGCCGTCAGCCGCGCGGGCGGCATGGGGGTGCTCGGGGCGCTCTACTTCACTCCTGAAGAGCTCGAGATGGAGCTCAAGTGGATCGACGACCACGTGGACGGCCGGCCCTACGGCGTGGACGTCGTCATGCCGGCCTCGTACGAGGGGGCCGACTTCGCCCCCGAGGAGCTGGTCGGCCGCCTCCAGGGGATGATCCCCGAGGGGCACCGCGCGTTCGTCGAGAACCTGCTGGCCGAGCACGGCGTGCCGCCGCTCTCCTCGGACGCCGACGCCGGGCGGGTGCTGCTCGGCTGGACGGACGCCACGGCCCGCCCGCAGGTCGAGGTCGCCCTCCGCCACCCCATCGCGCTGCTCGCCAACGCCCTCGGCCCGCCGCCGGCCGACGTCGTCGAGCTGGCCCACTCCCGCGGCGTCAAGGTGGCGGCCCTCGCCTCCACCCCCCGGCACGCGCTCAAGCAGGTCGAGGTCGGCGTGGACGTCGTCGTCGCCCAGGGCACCGAGGCGGGCGGGCACACCGGCGAGATCTCCACCATGGTCCTCATCCCGCAGGTGGTGGACGCCGTGGACGTGCCGGTGCTGGCCGCGGGCGGCATCGGCAACGGCCGTCAGATGGCCGCCGGCATGGCGCTCGGCGCGGAGGGCGTGTGGACCGGCTCCCTCTGGCTCACCGTCGAGGAGGCCGACACCCCGGAGATGGCCAAGCGCCGCATCCTGGAGGCCACCTCACGCGACACCGTCCGCTCCCGGAGCTGGACCGGAAAACCCGCCCGCCTGCTCAGGAACGAGTGGACCGAGGCGTGGGAGTCCGAGGAGTCGCCGGGCACGCTGCCGATGCCCCTGCAGTTCATGCTGGTCTCGGACGCCCTGCGCCGCATCGGCCGCTCCGACGCCTCCGAACTGGCCACCTTCCCCGCCGGCCAGATCATCGGCCTCATGAACCAGGTCCGCTCCACCAAGGACGTGATCTTCAACCTGATGACGGAGTACGGCGAGGCCCTGGACCGCCTGGAACGCATCACGGAGGACTGA
- a CDS encoding DUF3068 domain-containing protein — protein MGRISTLVLIGFGAFFIALAPLVKFWAAEKIISAPANQFGISHLEAKQAQYFSLQDLKVLTGDLDIIVTTRGDVKEANSDRVVWDEATVVNDVTNSRPQIDLSERRSAFNRYTGVAVNCCGSSVDKAPVQLEGQIYKWPFDVEKKTYKVFNAQAQKAFDATFVREDNVNGLPVYVFEQAVPPTKTETRTAPANVLGMTDTTGDVQVDRWYDGKTTFWIEPVTGSPVKQEVQRHEVLKTQDGVERSAAFIGTAVMTDETVSGLVKNAQEGKSQINLLRNVIPLVVLIVGVALVLAGVVLGRRRPATA, from the coding sequence ATGGGTCGTATCTCCACGCTCGTCCTCATCGGGTTCGGAGCTTTCTTCATCGCACTGGCCCCGTTGGTGAAATTCTGGGCGGCCGAGAAGATCATCTCCGCGCCGGCGAACCAGTTCGGCATCTCCCACCTGGAGGCCAAGCAGGCGCAGTACTTCTCCCTCCAGGACCTGAAGGTCCTCACCGGCGACCTCGACATCATCGTCACCACGCGCGGCGACGTGAAGGAGGCCAACTCCGACCGGGTCGTCTGGGACGAGGCCACGGTCGTCAACGACGTGACCAACAGCCGCCCGCAGATCGACCTGTCCGAGCGGCGCAGCGCCTTCAACCGCTACACCGGCGTCGCGGTCAACTGCTGCGGCTCCAGCGTGGACAAGGCTCCGGTGCAGCTCGAGGGCCAGATCTACAAGTGGCCGTTCGACGTGGAGAAGAAGACGTACAAGGTCTTCAACGCGCAGGCGCAGAAGGCCTTCGACGCCACCTTCGTCCGCGAGGACAACGTCAACGGCCTGCCGGTGTACGTCTTCGAGCAGGCCGTCCCGCCGACCAAGACCGAGACCCGCACCGCCCCCGCCAACGTGCTCGGCATGACGGACACCACCGGTGACGTGCAGGTCGACCGCTGGTACGACGGCAAGACCACCTTCTGGATCGAGCCCGTCACCGGCTCGCCCGTCAAGCAGGAGGTGCAGCGGCACGAGGTGCTGAAGACCCAGGACGGCGTGGAGCGCTCGGCGGCCTTCATCGGCACCGCCGTGATGACCGACGAGACCGTCTCCGGCCTGGTCAAGAACGCCCAGGAGGGCAAGAGCCAGATCAACCTGCTGCGGAACGTCATCCCGCTGGTGGTGCTCATCGTGGGTGTGGCGCTGGTGCTGGCCGGCGTGGTGCTGGGCCGCCGCCGCCCGGCCACCGCGTGA